One genomic segment of Ignavibacteriota bacterium includes these proteins:
- a CDS encoding alpha-N-arabinofuranosidase encodes MKKFNKIFCRVEINITKNLFNLILFCVLFSTVIFSQSANNGKKISSNLFGLFFEDINYAADGGLYAELVQNRSFEYNPTEQKSWNPFSFWEYISPGFSYGRISVETNSPIHSNNPHYIVLDVEHVGHEGNYIGDTGVGLKNSGFNGMVIKTGEKYNFTFFVHQYSEEPINFKISLQSPSGKIKYAENQITTSSKDWKKYSTSLIASEKSDSATLVILASTKGKFAIDVISLFPEKTFLNRTNGLRNDIAQVLADMKPKFIRFPGGCLVHGDGLGNMYRWKNTIGPIEQRKEQRNIWGYHQTTGLGYFEYFQYCEDIGAKPLPVLPAAVSCQNSGGTWRIGGTGQKALQMNEMDEYIQEILDLIEWANGPITSTWGKKRAEAGHPKPFNLEFIGIGNEDKMTPDFQERFKMIFEVVKSKHPEITIIGTTGPFHSGEDFEKGWKLANELQIPIVDEHYYVDPNWLLANQNRYDKYDRNKSKVYLGEYASWGNEIINAITEAAYLTSLERNGDVVVMASYAPMLAKKDFTQWKTDLIFFDNNQILLTPNYHVQKMFMTNQGETYYDNIISFDESDTTLASSCVKDSESGDIILKLVNASLEMKSIKIDLSNFKIYSEAEKTILFGDPEDENSFDNLVKIMPEKSTMKIHSKFNCDLLAMSLTVLRIKTEK; translated from the coding sequence ATGAAGAAATTTAATAAAATATTTTGCCGAGTAGAAATTAACATAACAAAAAATCTTTTCAACTTGATTTTATTTTGTGTGTTATTTTCTACAGTAATATTTTCACAATCAGCAAACAATGGAAAAAAAATTAGCTCCAATTTATTTGGATTATTTTTTGAAGATATTAATTATGCAGCAGATGGCGGACTTTATGCAGAGCTTGTGCAAAACCGTTCGTTTGAATATAATCCTACAGAACAAAAAAGTTGGAATCCCTTTTCTTTCTGGGAATATATTTCACCCGGGTTTTCTTATGGAAGAATTAGTGTAGAAACAAATTCACCAATTCATTCAAACAATCCGCATTACATAGTGCTTGATGTTGAACATGTTGGACATGAAGGTAATTATATTGGTGATACCGGAGTTGGTTTAAAAAATTCCGGATTTAACGGAATGGTAATTAAGACTGGTGAAAAATATAATTTTACTTTTTTTGTACATCAATATTCAGAAGAACCAATTAATTTCAAAATAAGTTTGCAAAGTCCATCCGGCAAAATTAAATATGCTGAAAATCAAATTACAACTTCTTCAAAAGATTGGAAAAAATATTCAACAAGTTTAATTGCATCAGAAAAAAGTGACAGTGCAACATTAGTGATTCTGGCATCAACCAAAGGAAAATTTGCAATCGATGTAATTTCTTTATTTCCGGAAAAAACGTTTCTTAATCGCACAAATGGATTAAGAAATGATATTGCTCAAGTACTTGCCGATATGAAACCAAAGTTTATTCGTTTTCCTGGAGGATGTCTTGTGCATGGCGATGGATTGGGTAATATGTACAGGTGGAAAAATACAATCGGTCCAATTGAACAAAGAAAAGAACAGAGAAATATATGGGGTTATCACCAAACAACCGGTCTTGGATATTTTGAGTATTTTCAATATTGTGAAGATATTGGCGCAAAGCCTTTACCGGTATTGCCAGCTGCGGTTAGTTGTCAGAATTCCGGAGGAACCTGGAGAATTGGAGGTACTGGGCAGAAAGCACTGCAAATGAATGAAATGGATGAATATATTCAAGAAATCCTTGATTTAATTGAATGGGCAAATGGTCCAATTACTTCAACTTGGGGTAAAAAGAGAGCTGAAGCTGGACATCCAAAACCATTTAATCTAGAATTTATTGGGATTGGCAATGAAGATAAAATGACACCGGATTTTCAAGAAAGATTTAAAATGATATTTGAAGTTGTAAAATCAAAACATCCGGAAATAACAATAATTGGTACAACCGGACCTTTTCACAGTGGAGAAGATTTTGAGAAAGGATGGAAATTAGCAAATGAATTACAAATCCCAATTGTTGATGAGCATTATTATGTCGATCCCAATTGGCTTTTAGCAAATCAGAATCGTTATGATAAATACGATAGAAATAAATCGAAAGTTTATCTTGGGGAATATGCTTCTTGGGGAAACGAGATAATAAATGCAATTACCGAAGCAGCTTATTTAACGTCGTTAGAGAGAAATGGCGATGTAGTTGTTATGGCATCATATGCACCTATGCTTGCTAAAAAAGATTTTACACAGTGGAAAACCGACTTGATATTTTTTGACAATAATCAAATTTTACTTACACCAAATTACCATGTTCAAAAAATGTTTATGACGAATCAAGGTGAAACGTATTATGATAATATTATTTCATTTGATGAAAGTGATACGACTTTAGCTTCATCTTGCGTTAAAGATAGCGAAAGCGGTGATATAATTTTAAAATTAGTTAATGCAAGCCTTGAAATGAAATCAATTAAAATTGATTTATCAAATTTTAAAATTTATTCAGAAGCTGAGAAAACAATTTTATTTGGTGATCCGGAAGATGAAAATTCATTTGATAATCTTGTAAAAATTATGCCAGAAAAATCAACAATGAAAATTCATTCAAAATTTAATTGTGATCTACTGGCAATGTCATTAACTGTTCTAAGAATAAAAACAGAAAAATAA
- a CDS encoding glycoside hydrolase 43 family protein codes for MSKKKFIPKIILLMIIILSATNLSAQKLHSDNGDGTFTNPVIAADFPDPDVILVDDTYYMVTTTMFIFPGVTVLKSKDLVNWEYCSNAVPRFDFSPCYNLDGCNRYRHGQWATSIKYNKGKFYLLFITLDEGGFICSSEKAEGSWEIKKLPKGFYDPGLFFDEDGRIFVAHGYSEIRITEVDKNFTPISKDSLVYVGDIRKGLEGAHVYKINDYYYLYCTYGGLDGIQVALRSKNIYGPYEQKIVISEKTHGSNFGIHQGALIKTQTGEWWTMLFVDSGPFGRFPSLQPVTWIDGWPMVGVDGKAVVNYKKPNVGKEYPIKIFPTSDEFNTQELGMQWGWNHNPEQSKWSLSENHGYLRLKTVRIVDSLQKAQNTLTQRMFAYYSDTLATVGTTELNFENMKDGDIAGLAIFQDPYAFIGVRKNNNKNYVIMFNNGKIIDSTEVNGNKIYLKANAIYGSGAEDIFTGDAPAGSGTATFSFSIDNKNFTNIGDELKMRFSLKIFTGNKFCLFNYATKEFGGYVDFNWFRTSAEKI; via the coding sequence ATGAGTAAAAAAAAGTTTATACCTAAAATAATTTTATTGATGATAATTATTTTATCTGCAACCAATTTAAGTGCACAAAAACTTCACAGCGATAATGGGGATGGTACATTTACAAATCCGGTTATTGCGGCTGATTTTCCAGATCCAGATGTGATTCTTGTAGATGATACTTATTATATGGTTACCACAACAATGTTTATTTTCCCCGGAGTAACAGTTCTTAAATCCAAAGATTTAGTTAATTGGGAATATTGTAGCAATGCGGTTCCTAGATTTGATTTTAGTCCATGTTATAATCTTGATGGGTGTAATAGATATCGACACGGACAATGGGCAACAAGTATAAAGTACAATAAAGGAAAATTTTATTTATTGTTTATAACTCTTGATGAAGGCGGATTTATTTGCTCCTCAGAAAAAGCTGAAGGTTCTTGGGAAATTAAAAAATTACCCAAAGGGTTTTATGATCCTGGATTATTTTTTGATGAAGATGGAAGAATATTTGTTGCTCATGGATATAGTGAAATTAGAATTACCGAAGTTGATAAAAATTTTACACCAATAAGCAAAGATTCGCTTGTTTACGTCGGCGATATTCGAAAAGGTTTAGAGGGTGCTCATGTTTATAAAATTAACGATTATTATTATTTGTATTGCACATACGGAGGACTAGACGGAATTCAAGTTGCTCTTCGTTCAAAAAATATTTACGGACCATATGAACAAAAAATTGTAATTAGTGAAAAAACTCATGGCTCAAACTTTGGCATACATCAAGGAGCACTAATTAAAACTCAAACTGGAGAATGGTGGACAATGCTTTTTGTTGATAGCGGTCCTTTCGGTCGTTTCCCATCATTGCAGCCGGTGACTTGGATTGATGGTTGGCCAATGGTTGGCGTTGATGGAAAAGCTGTAGTTAATTATAAAAAGCCCAATGTTGGAAAAGAATATCCAATAAAAATATTTCCCACATCTGATGAATTTAATACTCAAGAATTGGGAATGCAATGGGGATGGAATCATAATCCGGAACAAAGTAAATGGTCACTTTCAGAAAATCACGGATACTTAAGATTAAAAACAGTTAGAATTGTTGACAGCTTGCAAAAAGCACAAAATACTTTAACACAAAGAATGTTTGCATATTATTCCGATACTTTAGCAACAGTTGGAACAACAGAATTAAATTTTGAAAATATGAAAGATGGTGATATTGCCGGATTAGCAATATTTCAAGATCCGTATGCATTTATCGGAGTAAGAAAAAACAATAATAAAAATTATGTGATTATGTTTAACAATGGAAAAATAATTGATTCGACTGAAGTTAACGGAAATAAAATTTATTTAAAAGCTAACGCAATTTACGGATCGGGTGCCGAAGATATTTTTACGGGCGATGCTCCAGCTGGATCTGGAACTGCAACTTTTTCATTTAGTATTGATAATAAAAATTTTACAAATATTGGTGATGAATTAAAAATGAGATTTAGTTTAAAAATATTCACGGGAAATAAATTTTGTTTATTTAACTATGCTACAAAGGAATTTGGTGGTTATGTTGATTTCAATTGGTTTAGAACAAGTGCCGAAAAAATTTAA